In Rhodamnia argentea isolate NSW1041297 chromosome 1, ASM2092103v1, whole genome shotgun sequence, the genomic window GTCCCTGACTGTGTCATCTGGAAGTTTGACTCCATTCGGGAAGTTTGCACTTGGAAGTGCTTGGAATGCTGTGAGATTGAAGTGCTTAAATTGCCCTGGTGTAAGGTGATATGGTTCAGTCCATGGCTTTCCTGTGCTGCTTTCCTTTAGtttatgcaatattttctccatgGTGTTGTGTAGTTCATGACCTTGGCTTGCATGGGTTCTTggtgttgttttttttgttaagtTAGCATGCTTAAATTGCATCAGATCGATCGTTATTTGGCAGCAATAAAATCCGCAAAGTTTCCACAGAGACAAGGCCATATAAAAAACCGTTTTATAGGTTCTATCACACCCCATCAAACATATTCTGACACAATATGCTTTATTATCAATCGGTACACATCATAAATGCAAATAGAAACGGGAGAAACGTAAATGCAAGGAACGTCAGCAGATTCCTCCTTCACCTTATTCCAACTCACAGGCTCATAATCGTCGCTTATCAAAATAGCTTGAACCGTGACCATGGGGACTCACCATTGTTTCAGCCGACCCTGCAATATGGGCAGAACACACGTATTGTCAAGAAaatgtcaacaaaaaaaaaaaagaaagtcgcCTCATCCGAGACTCGTTAAGTATACTTTAGGAAATAGTTAAAGGGATAGGGCTAGGTTAAGTACGTACTTGGAACAATCAACGTTGGCTGAAACAGCGACGGGCAAGGTGACTTTACAGTTCCTAGGAAGAGCCTGGGCCAACTGCTCGTTAGGGTTCATCTTCTGGGCTGCGTTCTTGATGCACGCGCAAGCAGCCTTCTTATCCGCCGAGCTCGTCGCCGCATTCGCGAGCGTCGACACCCCTGCGCAGCATGCCGGCGGCGGCTTC contains:
- the LOC115732478 gene encoding non-specific lipid-transfer protein 8-like, yielding MRPSSFPVLALFVALFLLSTRVPVSESAISCSDVLKDLRPCVSYLKSGSGKPPPACCAGVSTLANAATSSADKKAACACIKNAAQKMNPNEQLAQALPRNCKVTLPVAVSANVDCSKVG